A genomic window from Rosettibacter firmus includes:
- a CDS encoding M3 family metallopeptidase yields the protein MKSKLLFLLLILLSTSKAQESKLMNNPFFKTWDTPFQTPPFNEIKTEHFLPAIEEAIKIEEEEIQKIANNSEPPTFENTIEAMELSGELLDKVTSVFYGLQGANTNDELQAIARKVTPMLSKHRDDIYLNEKLFQRIKVLYDQRDKLNLTQEQKRLLEFYYIDFVRSGANLNKQEKDELRKINEELSVLSLKFNENLLKETNAVALVIDKKEDLAGLPENVIKFAAELANEKGYPGKWVFTLQKPSWIPFLQYSPKRELREKLFKAYINRGNNNNEFDNKKIISRIISLRVKKANLLGYKTHADFVLERNMAKNPENVYKFLHQLWEPAIKRAKMEVEEMQRIIDREGGNFKLQPWDWWYYAEKVKQEKYALDEEMLRPYFKMENVLKGAFEVASKLYGIKFIERNDIQVYHPDVKVFEVQEQNGKHIGIFYADYFPRDGKRSGAWSSSFRSQSNIKGKFITPLVYNVGNFSKPTSDKPALMSIDEVNTLFHELGHALHSLFSNTVYHGTKWVPRDFVELPSQIMENWALEPEVLKMYAKHYQTGEVIPQELIDKLENSKLFNQGFETVEYLAASFLDMDWHTITDTVERDVIQFEKECFDKIGKIPEIESRYQTTNFAHIVGGYSAGYYSYIWAAVLDADAFEAFKEKGNLFDPETANSFRNFILSKGGTEDPMVLYIKFRGREPKVNALLKRRGLN from the coding sequence ATGAAATCAAAACTTTTATTCTTATTATTAATTTTATTATCAACCTCAAAAGCACAAGAGAGTAAACTTATGAATAATCCATTTTTTAAAACATGGGATACACCATTCCAGACACCACCATTTAATGAAATAAAAACCGAACACTTTTTACCTGCTATTGAAGAAGCAATAAAAATTGAAGAGGAAGAAATTCAAAAAATAGCAAACAATTCTGAACCACCAACATTCGAAAATACAATCGAAGCAATGGAATTAAGTGGTGAACTACTTGATAAAGTTACAAGTGTTTTTTATGGATTACAGGGGGCAAATACAAACGATGAACTTCAAGCAATTGCAAGAAAAGTCACACCAATGCTTTCAAAACATCGTGATGATATTTATTTGAATGAAAAATTATTCCAGAGAATAAAAGTATTATACGATCAACGAGATAAATTAAATTTAACGCAGGAACAGAAAAGATTACTTGAATTTTATTATATCGATTTTGTAAGAAGTGGTGCTAATTTAAATAAACAAGAAAAAGATGAATTAAGAAAAATTAATGAAGAACTATCAGTTTTGTCACTCAAATTCAACGAAAACTTACTTAAAGAAACAAATGCTGTTGCTTTAGTAATAGATAAAAAAGAAGATCTTGCTGGCTTGCCCGAAAATGTAATTAAATTTGCTGCAGAACTTGCAAATGAAAAAGGTTATCCTGGCAAATGGGTTTTTACATTACAAAAACCAAGCTGGATTCCTTTCCTTCAATATTCACCTAAAAGAGAATTAAGAGAAAAATTATTTAAAGCATATATTAATCGTGGCAATAACAATAATGAATTTGATAATAAGAAAATAATTTCAAGAATTATTTCTCTAAGAGTTAAAAAAGCAAATCTTCTTGGTTATAAAACACATGCAGATTTTGTTCTTGAAAGAAATATGGCAAAGAATCCTGAAAATGTTTATAAATTCTTACATCAATTGTGGGAACCAGCAATTAAAAGAGCTAAAATGGAAGTAGAAGAAATGCAAAGAATTATTGATAGAGAAGGAGGTAATTTTAAATTACAGCCGTGGGACTGGTGGTATTATGCAGAAAAAGTAAAACAGGAAAAATATGCACTTGATGAAGAAATGTTACGTCCATATTTCAAAATGGAAAATGTATTGAAAGGAGCTTTTGAAGTTGCATCAAAACTTTATGGAATAAAATTTATTGAACGAAATGATATTCAAGTTTATCATCCCGATGTTAAAGTCTTTGAAGTTCAGGAACAAAATGGAAAACATATTGGAATTTTTTATGCAGATTATTTTCCACGTGATGGAAAAAGAAGTGGTGCATGGTCAAGCAGTTTTAGAAGTCAATCGAATATTAAAGGGAAATTTATTACGCCATTAGTTTATAATGTTGGCAATTTTTCAAAACCTACATCCGATAAACCTGCACTGATGAGCATTGATGAAGTAAATACTTTGTTTCACGAATTAGGTCATGCTCTTCATTCTTTATTTTCAAACACTGTTTATCATGGTACTAAATGGGTACCAAGAGATTTTGTTGAGCTTCCTTCACAAATAATGGAGAATTGGGCTTTAGAACCAGAAGTTCTTAAAATGTATGCTAAACATTATCAAACTGGAGAAGTAATTCCTCAAGAATTAATTGATAAACTCGAAAATTCAAAATTGTTTAATCAGGGATTTGAAACTGTTGAATATCTTGCAGCATCTTTCTTGGATATGGACTGGCACACAATTACAGACACTGTAGAAAGAGATGTTATTCAATTTGAAAAAGAATGTTTTGATAAAATTGGAAAAATTCCAGAAATAGAATCTCGTTATCAAACAACAAATTTTGCTCATATTGTTGGTGGCTATTCAGCAGGATATTACAGTTATATATGGGCTGCAGTTCTCGATGCCGATGCTTTTGAAGCATTTAAAGAAAAAGGTAATTTGTTCGATCCAGAAACAGCAAATTCATTCAGGAATTTTATTCTATCAAAAGGTGGAACTGAAGATCCAATGGTTCTATACATAAAATTTAGAGGTCGCGAACCAAAAGTTAATGCTCTTTTAAAAAGAAGAGGTTTGAATTAG
- the hemH gene encoding ferrochelatase, with translation MSKFAVVLLNLGGPDSLDAVEPFLYNLFCDPDIFKIPVGQKLFAKLISHFRAPKVIEEYKLIGGKSPIGHWTEIQRSKLEEKLRKKNLQADVYVAMRYWKPFTKEVVDKIEKENYSKVILLPLYPHYSITTTGSSFNEWNRYYKNESDKLIFIKSYYLNEKYIAAINQRIDETISKFPEDVKDKIHIVFSAHGTPVSLVKNGDPYSHQIKETMEAVMKARNYSHPYHLCFQSKVGPMKWLEPATDKMIEELSQNGIKNLLIVPISFVSDHIETLYELDIEYRHVAKESGIENYYVMTGLNDSDLFVDALLDLVMSNV, from the coding sequence TTGAGTAAATTTGCAGTAGTATTATTAAATCTTGGAGGTCCCGATTCACTCGATGCAGTTGAACCATTCCTTTATAATTTATTTTGTGACCCTGATATTTTCAAAATTCCAGTTGGACAAAAACTCTTTGCTAAACTCATATCACATTTTAGAGCACCTAAAGTAATCGAAGAATATAAACTCATTGGTGGTAAATCACCAATTGGTCATTGGACAGAAATTCAGAGATCTAAACTTGAAGAAAAATTAAGAAAAAAGAATCTTCAAGCAGATGTTTATGTTGCAATGAGATACTGGAAACCTTTTACTAAAGAAGTAGTCGATAAAATTGAAAAAGAAAATTATTCGAAAGTAATTTTGTTGCCACTTTATCCACATTATTCAATTACAACCACTGGCTCTTCTTTTAATGAATGGAATCGATATTATAAAAATGAAAGTGATAAATTAATTTTTATAAAGAGTTATTATCTTAACGAAAAGTATATTGCAGCAATTAATCAAAGAATTGATGAGACAATTTCAAAATTTCCTGAAGATGTTAAAGATAAAATTCATATTGTATTTAGTGCACACGGAACTCCAGTAAGCTTGGTTAAGAATGGCGATCCATATAGTCATCAAATTAAAGAAACTATGGAAGCAGTAATGAAGGCAAGAAATTATTCTCATCCATATCACCTTTGTTTTCAAAGTAAAGTTGGACCAATGAAATGGCTTGAACCTGCAACAGATAAAATGATTGAGGAACTCAGTCAAAATGGAATTAAAAACTTATTGATTGTACCAATAAGCTTTGTCTCTGACCATATAGAAACTTTATACGAACTGGATATTGAATATAGACATGTTGCAAAAGAATCGGGTATAGAAAATTATTATGTTATGACAGGCTTGAACGACTCTGATTTATTTGTAGATGCATTGTTAGATTTAGTAATGAGTAATGTATAA
- the hemN gene encoding oxygen-independent coproporphyrinogen III oxidase — MFEIDLNLIKKYDKPGPRYTSYPTAPQFNESFTSEHYLDEIIRTNNAENPPDLSLYFHIPYCDTLCYFCGCNMIITRNRDRIKEYLSYLKNEIDLLRSYIIEGRKVVQLHWGGGTPTHLTPDEIVDLISYIKKSFIIDLNAEQGCEIDPRGLTKEHLEALRNNGFNRISMGVQDFNEKVQKAVNRIQPEDMTRQVIQWIRELKFHSINIDLIYGLPFQTVESFSETVDKIIDISPDRIAVFNFAHVPWLKKHQALIKPEDLPRPEEKLQILKTTTEKLTHAGYVFIGMDHFAKPDDELAKALKEKKLYRNFQGYSTHAGCDLYGFGITSISQVGRCYAQNVKKEKEYYNKLNDEIIPTERGIYLSDDDLLRRHVITKIMCDFELDFSSVETQFNIEFENYFKRSLENLNEFILDGLVELKNRKLIVTEMGRYLIRNIAMNFDWYIEQKIDKAKYSRTI, encoded by the coding sequence ATGTTTGAAATAGATTTAAATCTTATTAAAAAATATGATAAGCCGGGACCGCGATATACAAGTTATCCAACAGCACCACAATTTAATGAATCATTTACATCTGAACATTATCTTGATGAAATTATAAGAACTAATAACGCAGAAAATCCGCCGGATCTTTCTCTCTATTTTCATATTCCATATTGTGATACACTTTGTTATTTCTGCGGTTGTAATATGATAATAACAAGAAATCGAGATAGAATTAAGGAATACCTTAGTTATTTAAAAAATGAAATTGATTTATTACGCTCATATATTATTGAAGGAAGAAAAGTTGTACAACTTCACTGGGGCGGTGGAACACCCACTCATCTTACTCCAGATGAAATAGTTGATTTAATTTCTTATATCAAAAAAAGTTTTATTATTGATTTGAATGCCGAACAGGGTTGTGAAATTGATCCAAGAGGTCTAACAAAAGAACATCTCGAAGCTCTTAGAAATAATGGATTTAATAGAATTAGTATGGGAGTTCAGGATTTCAATGAAAAAGTTCAAAAAGCTGTTAATAGAATTCAACCAGAAGATATGACTAGACAGGTAATCCAATGGATAAGAGAATTAAAATTTCATAGTATTAATATTGATTTAATCTATGGACTCCCTTTTCAAACTGTAGAATCTTTCTCAGAAACTGTTGATAAAATTATTGATATATCACCGGATAGAATTGCTGTCTTTAATTTTGCTCATGTGCCATGGCTTAAAAAACATCAAGCATTGATAAAACCAGAAGATTTACCCAGACCGGAAGAAAAGTTGCAAATCCTAAAAACTACTACAGAAAAACTTACTCATGCTGGTTATGTTTTTATTGGGATGGATCATTTTGCCAAACCAGATGACGAACTTGCAAAAGCTCTCAAAGAAAAAAAGTTATATCGAAATTTTCAGGGATATAGTACTCATGCAGGTTGTGACCTTTATGGATTTGGAATTACAAGTATAAGTCAGGTGGGTAGATGCTATGCTCAAAATGTGAAAAAAGAAAAAGAATATTACAATAAATTAAATGATGAGATTATTCCTACAGAAAGAGGTATATACTTAAGCGATGATGATTTGTTAAGAAGACATGTAATAACAAAAATTATGTGCGACTTTGAACTTGATTTTTCTTCTGTCGAAACACAATTTAATATAGAGTTTGAAAATTATTTCAAACGCTCACTTGAAAATCTGAATGAATTTATTTTAGATGGACTGGTTGAATTGAAAAATAGAAAATTGATTGTTACTGAAATGGGAAGATATTTAATAAGAAATATAGCTATGAATTTTGACTGGTATATCGAACAAAAAATTGATAAAGCAAAATATTCAAGAACAATTTGA
- the hemE gene encoding uroporphyrinogen decarboxylase — translation MQLKNDLFLRACKKQPVERTPIWIMRQAGRYLPEYRKVREKYDFLTMCKTPELAAEVTIQPVDFLGVDAAIIFSDILVVPEAMGMKLEIVESKGPQLYEPIRNENDINKLIKPDPSHKLKYVLDAINLTKKELNGRVPLIGFSGSPWTLMTYMVEGGGSKNFSEIKKFIFNKPDFAHKLLNLISEVVADYLTAQIQAGADAVQIFDTWGGLLSEKDYEEFSLQYISKVIGEIKRDNQPVIVFAKGVHCLDKLANCGADVLGLDWTINLGKAKNEIGKKVALQGNLDPAILYASKEKIREEALMILNSFGNGSGHVFNLGHGILPDVNPEHAKYLVEVVKEESKLFH, via the coding sequence TTGCAATTAAAAAATGATTTGTTCTTAAGAGCATGTAAAAAGCAACCAGTAGAAAGAACACCAATTTGGATTATGCGTCAGGCAGGTAGATATTTACCTGAATATAGAAAAGTAAGAGAAAAGTATGATTTTCTTACAATGTGTAAAACACCTGAACTTGCTGCAGAGGTTACAATTCAACCAGTGGATTTTCTTGGAGTTGATGCAGCAATAATTTTTTCTGATATACTTGTTGTACCAGAAGCAATGGGAATGAAACTCGAAATAGTTGAGAGTAAAGGTCCACAACTTTATGAACCTATTAGAAATGAAAATGATATTAATAAATTAATTAAACCTGATCCATCACATAAACTAAAATATGTTCTTGATGCTATAAATCTTACAAAAAAAGAATTGAATGGAAGAGTTCCACTTATTGGATTTTCTGGTTCTCCCTGGACTTTAATGACTTACATGGTAGAAGGTGGTGGATCGAAAAATTTTTCTGAAATAAAAAAGTTTATTTTTAATAAACCAGATTTTGCACATAAATTATTAAATCTAATATCCGAAGTTGTAGCAGATTATCTCACTGCACAAATTCAAGCTGGTGCAGATGCAGTTCAAATTTTTGATACATGGGGAGGTTTACTCTCAGAAAAAGATTATGAAGAATTTTCTCTTCAATATATTTCTAAAGTTATTGGAGAAATTAAAAGAGATAATCAACCTGTAATTGTATTTGCTAAAGGAGTTCATTGCCTGGACAAATTAGCAAATTGCGGAGCAGATGTACTTGGTCTCGATTGGACAATTAATTTAGGAAAAGCAAAAAATGAAATTGGGAAAAAAGTAGCACTGCAGGGGAATTTAGATCCAGCTATATTGTATGCATCAAAAGAAAAAATTAGAGAAGAAGCATTGATGATTTTGAATTCTTTTGGTAATGGAAGTGGACATGTTTTTAATCTTGGTCATGGAATATTACCAGATGTTAATCCAGAACATGCAAAATATTTAGTTGAAGTAGTAAAAGAAGAAAGTAAATTATTTCATTAA
- a CDS encoding uroporphyrinogen-III synthase: MKLKNHLILVTKSRLEVKNSLMKLINEGAELIFFPTIKIKPIYGTEVIDELMSESLKYDFIVFTSANAVKIFAKILADYKLDLSRTKIAVVGKTTAEECRANGIYIHIIPEEFSAKGLIKKFSQFGIDNKKILIPGSALSREELKLGLTELGAEVINLPIYDVVVNDLSELEDEYKIITSRKPDVFIFTSPSSFENYLKLMNINDPVDYFTNVTICAIGPTTESEIKSNQINVNIVPKIYTLEGVADAIIEYFNLTKNLV, encoded by the coding sequence TTGAAGTTGAAAAATCATTTAATATTAGTTACTAAATCCAGATTAGAAGTTAAAAATTCACTTATGAAGTTAATTAATGAAGGAGCAGAATTAATATTCTTTCCAACAATAAAAATAAAGCCTATTTATGGAACTGAAGTTATTGATGAATTAATGAGCGAATCTCTTAAATATGATTTTATTGTATTTACTTCTGCTAATGCAGTTAAAATTTTTGCAAAAATTTTAGCTGACTATAAACTTGATCTATCTCGTACAAAAATTGCTGTTGTAGGAAAAACAACTGCAGAAGAATGTAGAGCAAATGGAATTTATATACACATAATACCCGAAGAATTTAGTGCTAAAGGTTTGATAAAAAAGTTTTCGCAATTTGGAATTGATAATAAAAAAATATTAATTCCTGGTTCAGCACTCTCAAGAGAAGAATTAAAATTAGGATTAACTGAACTTGGAGCAGAAGTGATTAATCTTCCAATTTATGATGTTGTCGTAAACGATTTGAGTGAATTAGAAGATGAGTATAAAATAATAACTTCAAGAAAGCCTGATGTTTTTATTTTTACAAGTCCATCTTCATTCGAAAATTATTTGAAGTTAATGAATATAAATGATCCTGTGGATTATTTTACTAATGTAACTATATGTGCTATTGGACCAACAACAGAAAGTGAGATAAAAAGTAATCAAATAAATGTTAATATTGTTCCTAAAATTTATACTCTTGAAGGAGTAGCAGATGCAATAATTGAATATTTTAATCTAACGAAAAATCTTGTTTGA
- the hemC gene encoding hydroxymethylbilane synthase — translation MKKQKLIIGSRGSQLALWQANFVKKELERKNKNLSVDIKIIKTKGDKILDVALSKIGDKGLFTKELEKELLKGTIDIAVHSLKDLQTEIPAGLKLAAVTKRHNVEDVLIARKKGISINDLKEGAIVATGSLRRKAQLLHLRPDLKVVELRGNVPTRIDKFLKSDWDAIILARAGIERLKMNKYISSIISTDEILPAVGQGALGIEINEKNILAEEILKNINDENTFIAIRAERALLKYLEGGCQIPIGAFAQVKQNGLYIDAIIASIDGSVTFRKKIRGSKNNPEKLGEQLAKDLLKAGAFEVLKEILQQRR, via the coding sequence TTGAAAAAACAAAAATTAATAATTGGAAGTCGTGGTAGCCAGCTTGCTCTATGGCAAGCAAATTTTGTAAAAAAAGAACTTGAAAGAAAAAACAAAAATCTCTCTGTTGATATAAAAATCATTAAAACAAAAGGAGATAAAATTCTTGATGTGGCTCTTTCAAAAATTGGGGATAAAGGTTTATTTACTAAAGAACTCGAAAAAGAATTACTTAAAGGAACAATAGATATTGCAGTTCATAGTTTAAAAGATTTGCAAACAGAAATTCCTGCTGGATTAAAATTGGCTGCTGTAACAAAACGTCACAACGTTGAAGATGTTTTAATTGCAAGAAAGAAAGGAATTAGCATTAATGATCTTAAAGAAGGAGCAATCGTAGCAACAGGTTCTCTAAGAAGAAAAGCACAACTTTTACATTTAAGACCAGATTTAAAAGTTGTTGAACTTCGCGGAAATGTTCCTACAAGAATAGATAAATTCTTAAAATCTGATTGGGATGCAATTATTCTTGCAAGAGCTGGAATTGAAAGATTAAAAATGAATAAATATATATCATCAATTATTTCAACAGATGAAATATTACCTGCAGTTGGACAGGGAGCTTTAGGCATCGAAATTAATGAAAAGAATATTTTAGCAGAAGAAATTTTAAAAAATATTAATGATGAAAATACATTTATTGCTATTAGAGCAGAACGAGCTTTATTAAAATATTTAGAAGGTGGATGTCAGATTCCAATTGGAGCTTTTGCTCAGGTTAAACAAAATGGACTTTATATTGATGCAATAATTGCTTCTATTGATGGCTCTGTTACTTTTAGAAAAAAAATTCGTGGTTCTAAAAATAATCCCGAAAAATTAGGAGAACAACTTGCAAAAGATTTGCTGAAAGCAGGAGCTTTTGAAGTATTAAAAGAAATATTACAACAAAGAAGGTAA
- the hemA gene encoding glutamyl-tRNA reductase, with amino-acid sequence MNLIGISINHKTAPIELLEALHLSRDEIIELIPVLKNDFSEGVVISTCNRTEIFCISKNQSLDSNRIITKLLEFKPVENIKEENFTKYFSCGAIKHIFSVASGIDSLVIGDSQILGQVKEAFELSEDLNFTGTIIRKIFNTALKVGKRAIKETTIGEGAVTVSYAAVQVLEKIFAGLDKKSALVIGAGETGELAAIHLKDKGIGKISISNRTLKRAEDLANKINGNIIPFESLKESIHNFDVIISATSAPDYILSKDDIYNAMKKRKGTPMVLMDIAVPRDIDPEVKNIENVFYHDMDSLKVIVDQNIAKRKNEIPKVEKIIMEEMVEFFSWYNTLEVVPVIKSLREFFDEIKNDELEKIKNKVSAEDYTKIEDMTRRLIGRLLHNPTVKLREIAESGINIEDVAARTAIIKELFLLDINKSDGKETNKRE; translated from the coding sequence ATGAATTTGATAGGAATTTCAATAAATCATAAAACAGCTCCAATTGAATTGCTGGAAGCACTACATCTTTCACGAGATGAAATTATAGAACTTATTCCAGTTCTTAAAAATGATTTTAGTGAAGGTGTTGTTATTTCAACCTGTAACCGTACAGAAATTTTCTGCATATCTAAAAATCAGAGTCTGGATTCAAATCGGATTATAACAAAACTACTCGAGTTTAAACCTGTTGAGAATATTAAAGAAGAAAATTTTACAAAATATTTTTCTTGCGGAGCTATTAAGCATATTTTTTCCGTTGCATCTGGAATCGATTCTCTTGTAATTGGTGATAGTCAGATTCTTGGACAGGTTAAAGAAGCTTTTGAATTATCAGAAGACTTAAACTTTACTGGAACTATTATAAGAAAAATATTCAATACTGCCTTAAAGGTAGGTAAAAGAGCAATTAAAGAAACAACAATTGGCGAAGGAGCTGTAACTGTAAGTTATGCCGCAGTTCAGGTGCTCGAAAAAATATTTGCTGGACTGGATAAAAAATCGGCACTCGTAATTGGAGCAGGCGAAACAGGTGAACTTGCAGCTATTCATCTGAAAGATAAAGGAATTGGAAAAATTTCTATTTCTAATCGAACACTAAAACGAGCCGAAGATCTTGCAAATAAAATTAATGGCAATATTATTCCTTTTGAATCTTTAAAAGAATCCATTCATAATTTTGATGTGATAATTAGTGCTACAAGTGCTCCAGATTATATTCTTTCGAAAGATGATATTTATAATGCAATGAAGAAAAGAAAAGGAACTCCAATGGTTCTAATGGATATTGCAGTACCACGTGACATCGATCCCGAAGTAAAAAATATTGAAAATGTTTTTTATCACGATATGGATTCTTTGAAAGTTATTGTTGATCAGAATATTGCAAAAAGAAAAAATGAGATTCCAAAAGTTGAAAAAATTATTATGGAAGAGATGGTAGAATTTTTTAGCTGGTACAATACACTTGAAGTTGTTCCAGTTATTAAATCTCTAAGAGAATTTTTTGACGAAATAAAAAATGATGAACTTGAAAAAATTAAAAATAAGGTGAGTGCAGAAGATTATACTAAAATTGAAGATATGACAAGAAGATTAATAGGAAGATTACTTCATAATCCTACTGTTAAACTGCGTGAAATAGCAGAATCTGGAATTAACATAGAAGATGTAGCAGCTCGTACTGCAATAATTAAAGAATTGTTTTTGCTCGATATAAATAAATCTGATGGAAAAGAAACTAATAAAAGGGAATAG
- a CDS encoding cytochrome C assembly family protein — protein MISTINGLNILIPFLYLIVFLIYTYDFFTEKNLFKNSKRIFLFITLFIHAFYLMIRTVEFDHPPITNKFEIFSLLAFSVSFSYFILELLTDIRATGSFIVLFSLIFQTISSLSLENNYVVPEVLRNRMLGLHVVSAILGYSGFTISAVYGLLFLILYKNLRNNKFGLIFNRLPSLEILEKLSFYSVVIGFALLSVAIVIGAIWLPEAFPNFSYFDPKLVGTAFVWLAYGTGIISKILAKWYGKKVIIFSLCGFLLTLISLIVTSTYSKTFHSFY, from the coding sequence ATGATATCTACAATAAATGGTTTAAATATTTTAATTCCATTTTTGTATTTGATTGTATTTTTAATTTACACTTATGATTTTTTTACTGAAAAGAATTTATTTAAAAATTCTAAAAGGATTTTTCTATTTATTACACTTTTTATTCATGCATTTTATTTGATGATTAGAACAGTCGAATTTGATCATCCACCTATTACAAATAAATTCGAGATATTTTCGTTGCTGGCTTTTTCTGTTTCATTTTCTTATTTCATACTTGAATTACTAACAGATATTCGAGCTACCGGTTCATTTATTGTACTGTTTTCTTTAATATTTCAAACCATTTCTTCACTATCACTGGAAAATAATTATGTAGTCCCGGAAGTTTTAAGAAATCGAATGCTGGGTCTTCATGTAGTTAGTGCTATTCTTGGTTATTCAGGATTTACAATATCTGCTGTTTATGGTTTGTTATTTTTAATTCTTTATAAAAATTTAAGGAATAATAAATTCGGTTTGATATTTAACCGATTACCAAGTTTAGAAATTCTGGAAAAGTTAAGCTTTTACTCAGTTGTAATTGGTTTTGCTCTTTTATCTGTTGCAATAGTAATTGGTGCAATCTGGCTTCCAGAAGCATTCCCGAATTTTAGTTATTTTGATCCCAAGTTAGTTGGTACTGCATTTGTATGGCTGGCTTATGGAACAGGAATAATTAGTAAAATTTTAGCTAAATGGTATGGTAAGAAAGTTATTATCTTTTCTTTGTGTGGATTTTTATTGACTTTAATTTCATTAATTGTTACAAGTACATATTCAAAAACATTCCACTCTTTTTATTGA
- a CDS encoding CxxxxCH/CxxCH domain c-type cytochrome, producing MKYIKFYFILFTALNLIFISCSDIQDDITPPEKFSVHGKDALVKTSQEFHGKKLIDGKLDGCKLCHDANFSGGTAKVSCLDCHSSIIVHTNEINNLESEKFHGKFIANINWDLSKCSQCHGKDYSGGVTSPTCNSCHKQSKGPEACNTCHGDFNNASKIAPPRATNGSILTDDFRVGAHEIHLKDSDIAKAVQCNECHTIPSEFNSSGHIDNTPRAEVVFGSFSSLGDNPVYNFNDYKCSNTYCHGNFEFKKENSTYQFAYVEDKITGNNFQPVWNKVDGSQAACGTCHDLPPKGHIESQLKSCGTCHVGVVDKYGKIVDKTKHINGKVDLF from the coding sequence ATGAAATACATAAAATTTTATTTCATTTTGTTTACAGCATTGAATTTAATTTTCATTTCGTGTAGTGATATTCAGGATGATATTACTCCACCGGAAAAATTTAGTGTTCATGGAAAAGATGCTCTGGTAAAAACTTCTCAAGAGTTTCATGGTAAAAAATTAATTGATGGTAAACTCGATGGCTGTAAACTATGTCATGATGCAAATTTCTCTGGTGGAACTGCAAAAGTAAGTTGCCTTGATTGCCATTCATCTATTATTGTACATACTAATGAAATTAATAATTTAGAATCAGAAAAGTTTCATGGAAAATTTATAGCTAATATTAATTGGGATTTGTCAAAATGCTCTCAGTGTCACGGAAAAGATTATTCAGGTGGAGTTACAAGCCCAACCTGTAATAGCTGTCATAAGCAATCAAAAGGACCAGAAGCATGCAATACTTGTCACGGAGATTTTAATAATGCTTCAAAAATAGCACCACCAAGAGCAACAAATGGTTCAATACTTACAGATGATTTTCGTGTGGGTGCTCATGAAATTCATTTGAAAGATTCTGATATTGCAAAAGCAGTTCAGTGTAATGAATGTCATACAATTCCATCTGAATTTAATTCAAGTGGTCATATTGATAATACTCCAAGAGCAGAAGTAGTATTTGGTAGTTTTAGTTCTTTAGGTGATAATCCAGTTTATAATTTTAATGATTATAAATGCAGTAATACTTATTGTCATGGAAATTTTGAATTCAAAAAGGAAAATTCTACTTATCAGTTTGCATATGTTGAAGATAAAATTACTGGCAATAACTTTCAGCCGGTATGGAATAAAGTTGATGGATCTCAAGCTGCTTGTGGAACCTGTCACGATTTACCACCTAAGGGTCATATTGAATCTCAATTAAAATCATGCGGTACATGCCATGTTGGCGTAGTTGATAAGTATGGTAAAATTGTAGATAAAACAAAACATATAAATGGAAAAGTTGATTTATTTTAA